The following coding sequences lie in one Miscanthus floridulus cultivar M001 chromosome 9, ASM1932011v1, whole genome shotgun sequence genomic window:
- the LOC136482949 gene encoding disease resistance protein RGA5-like isoform X2 — translation MDIHNTERGVELLIHQLREFLKKKRYFIVIDDVWEVRTWEAIELALVENNRGSKVITTTRNVDVAKASGEVYKLKQLSYDDSMKLFSTRLSRADRKFLDNHPDDISEKILKKCAGIPLAIITVASLLAGKPECEWSMVYNSIGFHTTDNMEAEDTMTILSFSYYDLPPHLRTCLLYLSTYPEDYGIEKDSLIWKWIAEGFIDGKQGTRLFELGERYFNDLINRSLIQPVEIMWKGIVERCCVHDMVLDLMRKLSSDENFIAILGDNVEGTPAPSSVRRLANQNRIAEHINSKTMVTGMPKVRSYTAFKCFIDSRDQFLRFKLLRVLDIVDCTVEKGCHLEHLGDLLHLRYLRIRFNGSSPELPTQLGNLKLLQTLDVEGTLPASIVHLTELLRLCADQKVPDGIGKLVSLEELRILNGYNDNPKRFFKELANLRELRVLEFSTYDGADESMQGDFVESLNNLQKIQHIYVYGSDWHADTAMWEAAGFVLPRPLHYLGWYDIVFSKLPSCINPSALPNLAHLALFVITMDEQDLKLLARLPALCYLYLGTESTVTASNINSSDRSFFHKLKHFGTKAMVLFEQPDEEETSVSLHMWNGNYSDYCGNIGLEYLPSLRELRGGIISRGMPATETDAAFGALRDACNVHPNHPTFRMHIY, via the exons ATGGACATTCACAACACTGAGAGAGGCGTTGAGCTCCTCATTCACCAACTCCGAGAATTCCTGAAGAAAAAGAG GTATTTTATTGTTATTGATGATGTATGGGAGGTACGCACCTGGGAAGCAATCGAACTAGCACTTGTTGAGAATAATCGTGGAAGTAAAGTAATCACAACCACTCGAAATGTTGATGTTGCCAAAGCATCTGGTGAGGTTTACAAGCTGAAACAACTTTCCTATGATGACTCCATGAAATTATTTTCTACAAGGTTATCTAGAGCAGACCGAAAGTTCCTTGATAACCATCCAGATGACATTTCTGAGAAAATACTAAAGAAATGTGCTGGTATACCTTTAGCAATCATCACAGTGGCTAGTTTGTTGGCTGGTAAACCAGAATGCGAATGGTCAATGGTCTATAACTCTATTGGTTTTCATACTACAGATAACATGGAAGCTGAAGATACTATGACAATACTTTCATTTAGCTACTATGATCTGCCTCCACATCTGAGGACATGCTTactatatctaagtacatatccAGAAGATTATGGGATCGAAAAGGATTCTTTGATATGGAAGTGGATAGCTGAAGGATTTATTGATGGGAAACAGGGAACAAGATTATTTGAGCTTGGAGAAagatacttcaatgatctcattaaTAGAAGCTTGATCCAGCCAGTGGAGATCATGTGGAAAGGCATAGTAGAAAGATGTTGTGTTCATGATATGGTTCTTGATCTGATGCGTAAGCTTTCATCTGATGAAAACTTTATTGCTATATTAGGTGATAATGTTGAAGGAACACCTGCACCAAGTAGTGTCCGTCGGTTAGCCAACCAAAACAGAATAGCTGAGCACATTAATTCTAAAACAATGGTTACTGGGATGCCAAAAGTGAGGTCATATACCGCATTCAAGTGTTTTATTGATAGCCGGGACCAGTTTTTGAGATTTAAACTTTTGCGCGTGTTGGACATAGTAGACTGCACCGTTGAGAAAGGTTGCCACCTTGAGCATCTTGGTGATTTACTTCACTTGAGGTACCTTAGGATAAGATTCAACGGTAGTTCCCCTGAGCTCCCCACACAACTAGGGAATCTAAAGTTACTGCAAACACTCGATGTGGAGGGAACATTGCCAGCAAGCATTGTGCACCTAACAGAGCTGCTCCGGCTATGTGCTGACCAAAAGGTACCGGATGGGATTGGGAAGCTGGTTTCCCTGGAGGAGCTAAGAATATTAAATGGTTACAATGATAATCCCAAGAGATTTTTCAAGGAGCTTGCCAACCTACGAGAACTGAGGGTGCTTGAATTTTCCACTTATGATGGGGCGGACGAGAGCATGCAGGGAGATTTCGTGGAGTCTCTAAATAATCTGCAAAAGATCCAGCATATATATGTGTACGGTTCAGATTGGCACGCAGATACAGCCATGTGGGAAGCAGCAGGCTTTGTGCTCCCACGACCTCTCCATTATTTGGGATGGTATGATATTGTATTTTCTAAATTGCCGTCATGCATTAATCCATCAGCTCTTCCCAACCTGGCCCACTTGGCACTGTTTGTGATTACTATGGATGAGCAGGATCTGAAACTCCTTGCTAGGTTACCGGCGCTCTGTTATCTCTACCTGGGAACAGAGTCCACGGTAACAGCAAGCAATATTAACTCCAGTGATCGCAGCTTCTTCCACAAGTTGAAGCACTTTGGGACCAAAGCAATGGTCCTGTTTGAGCAGCCCGACGAGGAGGAAACTAGCGTTTCCTTGCATATGTGGAATG GTAACTACAGTGACTACTGTGGAAATATTGGCTTGGAGTACCTGCCTTCCCTTCGGGAACTCAGAGGGGGGATCATCTCTCGTGGCATGCCTGCTACGGAGACGGATGCTGCGTTCGGTGCACTGAGAGACGCATGCAACGTCCATCCCAACCATCCCACGTTTCGTATGCATATATATTAA
- the LOC136482949 gene encoding disease resistance protein Pik-2-like isoform X1, giving the protein MDIHNTERGVELLIHQLREFLKKKRYFIVIDDVWEVRTWEAIELALVENNRGSKVITTTRNVDVAKASGEVYKLKQLSYDDSMKLFSTRLSRADRKFLDNHPDDISEKILKKCAGIPLAIITVASLLAGKPECEWSMVYNSIGFHTTDNMEAEDTMTILSFSYYDLPPHLRTCLLYLSTYPEDYGIEKDSLIWKWIAEGFIDGKQGTRLFELGERYFNDLINRSLIQPVEIMWKGIVERCCVHDMVLDLMRKLSSDENFIAILGDNVEGTPAPSSVRRLANQNRIAEHINSKTMVTGMPKVRSYTAFKCFIDSRDQFLRFKLLRVLDIVDCTVEKGCHLEHLGDLLHLRYLRIRFNGSSPELPTQLGNLKLLQTLDVEGTLPASIVHLTELLRLCADQKVPDGIGKLVSLEELRILNGYNDNPKRFFKELANLRELRVLEFSTYDGADESMQGDFVESLNNLQKIQHIYVYGSDWHADTAMWEAAGFVLPRPLHYLGWYDIVFSKLPSCINPSALPNLAHLALFVITMDEQDLKLLARLPALCYLYLGTESTVTASNINSSDRSFFHKLKHFGTKAMVLFEQPDEEETSVSLHMWNGEDAMPISSRKSNDFRKVVPSGVMPNLEVLDFDVRLRALKGNYSDYCGNIGLEYLPSLRELRGGIISRGMPATETDAAFGALRDACNVHPNHPTFRMHIY; this is encoded by the exons ATGGACATTCACAACACTGAGAGAGGCGTTGAGCTCCTCATTCACCAACTCCGAGAATTCCTGAAGAAAAAGAG GTATTTTATTGTTATTGATGATGTATGGGAGGTACGCACCTGGGAAGCAATCGAACTAGCACTTGTTGAGAATAATCGTGGAAGTAAAGTAATCACAACCACTCGAAATGTTGATGTTGCCAAAGCATCTGGTGAGGTTTACAAGCTGAAACAACTTTCCTATGATGACTCCATGAAATTATTTTCTACAAGGTTATCTAGAGCAGACCGAAAGTTCCTTGATAACCATCCAGATGACATTTCTGAGAAAATACTAAAGAAATGTGCTGGTATACCTTTAGCAATCATCACAGTGGCTAGTTTGTTGGCTGGTAAACCAGAATGCGAATGGTCAATGGTCTATAACTCTATTGGTTTTCATACTACAGATAACATGGAAGCTGAAGATACTATGACAATACTTTCATTTAGCTACTATGATCTGCCTCCACATCTGAGGACATGCTTactatatctaagtacatatccAGAAGATTATGGGATCGAAAAGGATTCTTTGATATGGAAGTGGATAGCTGAAGGATTTATTGATGGGAAACAGGGAACAAGATTATTTGAGCTTGGAGAAagatacttcaatgatctcattaaTAGAAGCTTGATCCAGCCAGTGGAGATCATGTGGAAAGGCATAGTAGAAAGATGTTGTGTTCATGATATGGTTCTTGATCTGATGCGTAAGCTTTCATCTGATGAAAACTTTATTGCTATATTAGGTGATAATGTTGAAGGAACACCTGCACCAAGTAGTGTCCGTCGGTTAGCCAACCAAAACAGAATAGCTGAGCACATTAATTCTAAAACAATGGTTACTGGGATGCCAAAAGTGAGGTCATATACCGCATTCAAGTGTTTTATTGATAGCCGGGACCAGTTTTTGAGATTTAAACTTTTGCGCGTGTTGGACATAGTAGACTGCACCGTTGAGAAAGGTTGCCACCTTGAGCATCTTGGTGATTTACTTCACTTGAGGTACCTTAGGATAAGATTCAACGGTAGTTCCCCTGAGCTCCCCACACAACTAGGGAATCTAAAGTTACTGCAAACACTCGATGTGGAGGGAACATTGCCAGCAAGCATTGTGCACCTAACAGAGCTGCTCCGGCTATGTGCTGACCAAAAGGTACCGGATGGGATTGGGAAGCTGGTTTCCCTGGAGGAGCTAAGAATATTAAATGGTTACAATGATAATCCCAAGAGATTTTTCAAGGAGCTTGCCAACCTACGAGAACTGAGGGTGCTTGAATTTTCCACTTATGATGGGGCGGACGAGAGCATGCAGGGAGATTTCGTGGAGTCTCTAAATAATCTGCAAAAGATCCAGCATATATATGTGTACGGTTCAGATTGGCACGCAGATACAGCCATGTGGGAAGCAGCAGGCTTTGTGCTCCCACGACCTCTCCATTATTTGGGATGGTATGATATTGTATTTTCTAAATTGCCGTCATGCATTAATCCATCAGCTCTTCCCAACCTGGCCCACTTGGCACTGTTTGTGATTACTATGGATGAGCAGGATCTGAAACTCCTTGCTAGGTTACCGGCGCTCTGTTATCTCTACCTGGGAACAGAGTCCACGGTAACAGCAAGCAATATTAACTCCAGTGATCGCAGCTTCTTCCACAAGTTGAAGCACTTTGGGACCAAAGCAATGGTCCTGTTTGAGCAGCCCGACGAGGAGGAAACTAGCGTTTCCTTGCATATGTGGAATGGTGAGGATGCTATGCCCATTTCCTCTAGAAAAAGCAATGACTTCAGAAAAGTTGTACCCTCTGGCGTGATGCCAAATCTTGAAGTGCTTGATTTTGATGTCCGTTTGCGGGCCCTAAAAGGTAACTACAGTGACTACTGTGGAAATATTGGCTTGGAGTACCTGCCTTCCCTTCGGGAACTCAGAGGGGGGATCATCTCTCGTGGCATGCCTGCTACGGAGACGGATGCTGCGTTCGGTGCACTGAGAGACGCATGCAACGTCCATCCCAACCATCCCACGTTTCGTATGCATATATATTAA
- the LOC136482949 gene encoding disease resistance protein Pik-2-like isoform X3 encodes MDIHNTERGVELLIHQLREFLKKKRYFIVIDDVWEVRTWEAIELALVENNRGSKVITTTRNVDVAKASGEVYKLKQLSYDDSMKLFSTRLSRADRKFLDNHPDDISEKILKKCAGIPLAIITVASLLAGKPECEWSMVYNSIGFHTTDNMEAEDTMTILSFSYYDLPPHLRTCLLYLSTYPEDYGIEKDSLIWKWIAEGFIDGKQGTRLFELGERYFNDLINRSLIQPVEIMWKGIVERCCVHDMVLDLMRKLSSDENFIAILGDNVEGTPAPSSVRRLANQNRIAEHINSKTMVTGMPKVRSYTAFKCFIDSRDQFLRFKLLRVLDIVDCTVEKGCHLEHLGDLLHLRYLRIRFNGSSPELPTQLGNLKLLQTLDVEGTLPASIVHLTELLRLCADQKVPDGIGKLVSLEELRILNGYNDNPKRFFKELANLRELRVLEFSTYDGADESMQGDFVESLNNLQKIQHIYVYGSDWHADTAMWEAAGFVLPRPLHYLGWI; translated from the exons ATGGACATTCACAACACTGAGAGAGGCGTTGAGCTCCTCATTCACCAACTCCGAGAATTCCTGAAGAAAAAGAG GTATTTTATTGTTATTGATGATGTATGGGAGGTACGCACCTGGGAAGCAATCGAACTAGCACTTGTTGAGAATAATCGTGGAAGTAAAGTAATCACAACCACTCGAAATGTTGATGTTGCCAAAGCATCTGGTGAGGTTTACAAGCTGAAACAACTTTCCTATGATGACTCCATGAAATTATTTTCTACAAGGTTATCTAGAGCAGACCGAAAGTTCCTTGATAACCATCCAGATGACATTTCTGAGAAAATACTAAAGAAATGTGCTGGTATACCTTTAGCAATCATCACAGTGGCTAGTTTGTTGGCTGGTAAACCAGAATGCGAATGGTCAATGGTCTATAACTCTATTGGTTTTCATACTACAGATAACATGGAAGCTGAAGATACTATGACAATACTTTCATTTAGCTACTATGATCTGCCTCCACATCTGAGGACATGCTTactatatctaagtacatatccAGAAGATTATGGGATCGAAAAGGATTCTTTGATATGGAAGTGGATAGCTGAAGGATTTATTGATGGGAAACAGGGAACAAGATTATTTGAGCTTGGAGAAagatacttcaatgatctcattaaTAGAAGCTTGATCCAGCCAGTGGAGATCATGTGGAAAGGCATAGTAGAAAGATGTTGTGTTCATGATATGGTTCTTGATCTGATGCGTAAGCTTTCATCTGATGAAAACTTTATTGCTATATTAGGTGATAATGTTGAAGGAACACCTGCACCAAGTAGTGTCCGTCGGTTAGCCAACCAAAACAGAATAGCTGAGCACATTAATTCTAAAACAATGGTTACTGGGATGCCAAAAGTGAGGTCATATACCGCATTCAAGTGTTTTATTGATAGCCGGGACCAGTTTTTGAGATTTAAACTTTTGCGCGTGTTGGACATAGTAGACTGCACCGTTGAGAAAGGTTGCCACCTTGAGCATCTTGGTGATTTACTTCACTTGAGGTACCTTAGGATAAGATTCAACGGTAGTTCCCCTGAGCTCCCCACACAACTAGGGAATCTAAAGTTACTGCAAACACTCGATGTGGAGGGAACATTGCCAGCAAGCATTGTGCACCTAACAGAGCTGCTCCGGCTATGTGCTGACCAAAAGGTACCGGATGGGATTGGGAAGCTGGTTTCCCTGGAGGAGCTAAGAATATTAAATGGTTACAATGATAATCCCAAGAGATTTTTCAAGGAGCTTGCCAACCTACGAGAACTGAGGGTGCTTGAATTTTCCACTTATGATGGGGCGGACGAGAGCATGCAGGGAGATTTCGTGGAGTCTCTAAATAATCTGCAAAAGATCCAGCATATATATGTGTACGGTTCAGATTGGCACGCAGATACAGCCATGTGGGAAGCAGCAGGCTTTGTGCTCCCACGACCTCTCCATTATTTGGGATG GATCTGA
- the LOC136480921 gene encoding putative disease resistance protein At1g50180: MGALGSLAPKLLQLLHGEYKLQKGVRKQVESLSRELDSIYPFLHKVSDVPWDQIDEQVKLWACEVREASYDMEDVLDTFLVRVDGGKNNSDSNSLKLAMTKLGELFSKAKARRDLAAKIKEITKRLEEAANNRQKYKLDEIMCKPLAATSTIDPRLKAMYKEVTQLIGVDKSSDELISLLNTSQPDLVVSYKKMKKVSVVGVGGLGMTRLNHSTTAGHSFQSVGIMTW, translated from the coding sequence ATGGGGGCGCTGGGAAGCCTCGCCCCCAAGCTTCTTCAGCTGCTCCATGGGGAGTACAAGCTCCAGAAGGGTGTGAGGAAGCAAGTGGAGTCGCTCTCCCGCGAGCTGGACAGCATCTACCCTTTCCTCCACAAGGTCTCAGATGTGCCATGGGACCAGATCGACGAGCAGGTCAAGTTGTGGGCGTGCGAGGTCAGGGAGGCATCCTACGACATGGAGGATGTCCTCGACACCTTCCTCGTTCGCGTCGACGGCGGAAAGAACAACTCCGACTCCAACAGCCTCAAACTTGCCATGACGAAGCTGGGTGAGCTGTTCAGCAAGGCCAAGGCTCGCCGTGATCTTGCAGCAAAGATCAAGGAAATAACAAAGCGTCTCGAGGAGGCGGCCAACAATCGTCAGAAATACAAACTTGATGAGATTATGTGCAAGCCACTCGCAGCAACGTCAACTATTGATCCCCGCCTTAAAGCTATGTACAAAGAAGTGACACAACTTATTGGCGTCGACAAGTCAAGCGACGAGCTCATATCCTTGCTGAATACATCCCAACCAGATCTTGTTGTCTCCTATAAGAAGATGAAGAAGGTTTCAGTTGTGGGAGTTGGAGGATTGGGTATGACAAGGTTAAACCACAGTACGACTGCGGGGCATTCGTTTCAATCGGTCGGGATCATGACTTGGTAA